Part of the Terrisporobacter glycolicus ATCC 14880 = DSM 1288 genome is shown below.
ATTAGCATAGTCTAGGTGTTTATATCCATGATTGCCTATCTCATGTCCTTCATTTTTGATTCTTAAAAGCAAGTCCTTTTTATTTTCAGCCCATTTTCCTGTGACATTGAAAGTAATATGTACCTTCTCCTTTTTTAAAGTTTCCAAAATAGATATTACATACTCATCCTCCCACCCTAGGTCTACGTTGCAAGTTAATGCAACATAGCCACTATTTTTTTTAGTCCCCTGGGTATAGGGGGCTTTTGCCAAGTCTAGAATATTAATACTTGGGGTTGCTTGGTTCTTCTTAAGTGTAAAAGCAATTCCACATATTATAAGCAGAATGATTAGAATAAAAGTTATTATTTTTTTTAGTTTACCTTTGTTTAGCACCATCATTATCATATTGGTTTCCTCCTAATATGTACAAATTATTTCTTATTATAAGCTTATTATTACAACCTATAATTTATTCTTAGGAATAGGACTTGTTATCCAAAAATTCACTTCATTCATTTGGCTAATCATATGTCTTTGGTTAAAATTGACTACCTTGGACTATATGTTAGAAAAATACACAACAAAAAAACGAGACTATGTCTCGTTCCCTTATTTTATAAATGAATTTTTATTTATTTTTTCTTTCTGGTCTAGGTAATAATACTTTTCTAGATACATTTACTCTACCTTTGTCATCTATTTCAGTAACCTTAACTTCTACTTCATCTCCAACATTTAATACATCTTCAACTTTTTCTATTCTTTCATGAGCTATGTTTCCTATGCGAAGTAATCCTTCTTTTCCTGGAAGCAATTCAACGAAAGCACCGAAGTTAACTACCCTTGTAACTTTACCTTTATATATTTCGTTTAACTCAACTTCTGCAACTATGTCAGATATTTTTTGCTTAGCAAGTCTAATCATCTCAATATCTATACCAGCTATGAAAACTTCACCATCTTGTTCTATATCTATTTTAACACCAGTTTCATCTATTATCTTAGTTATTACTTTTCCACCAGCACCGATAACATCTCTTATCTTATCAGGGTTAATTCTCATAGTAACTATTTTTGGTGCATATTTAGATAATTCTTCATTTGGCTTATCTATGCATTTTCTCATTTCATTTAATATATGAAGTCTACCAACTCTAGCTTGAGCTAATGCTCTTGTTAATACTTCTTCATCTATACCAGCTATTTTTATATCCATTTGTATAGCAGTTATACCTTTTTCAGTACCTGCAACTTTAAAGTCCATATCTCCTAAATGGTCTTCCATACCTTGTATATCTGATAGTATAGCCATTTTTCCATCATGTTCTATAAGTCCCATTGCAATACCTGCAACCATATCTTTTAAAGGTACACCAGCATCTAATAAAGATAATGTAGAACCACAAACAGAACCTTGCGATGTAGAACCATTTGAACTTAATACTTCAGACACAAGTCTTATAGCATAAGGGAATTCTTCTTTTGAAGGTATTACTGGAAGTAAAGCTCTTTCAGCTAAAGCTCCATGACCTATTTCTCTTCTTCCTGGCCCTCTTGATGGTCTAGCTTCACCAACAGAATATGCAGGGAAGTTATAGTGATGCATATATCTCTTGTTTTCTTCTTCATCAAGTCCGTCAAGTATTTGAACATCACCTAATGCTCCAAGAGTTGTAACTGTCATTACTTGAGTTTGTCCTCTTGTAAATAATCCTGAACCATGAGCTCTTGGTATAAATCCATGGTCACACCATATTGGTCTTATCTCATCAGTTTTTCTAGCATCTGGTCTTCTGCCTTCATGAACGATAGCTTTCCTAACTTCTTCTTTTATTATAGAATCTAGTGTAGCTATTATATCATTTCCAAACTCTTCTAAAATTTCTTCATCAAAACTATTTACAGTTTGTTCTTTTACAGCGTCCATAGCTTCTTGTCTTTCAAGTTTTTCAACAACTCTAACAGCTTCCTTCATTCCTTCAGTAGCTATTTCTCTAACTTTGGCCTCTATCTCAGCATTTGGTTTAGTTTCAACAAATTCTATTTTTTCTTTTCCAACTTCAGCTTGAATTTGTTCTATAAACTCAACTATTTTTTTGATTTCTTCATGTGCTTTTAATATTGCTTCAAGCATTAATGATTCTGGTACTTCATCAGCTCCAGCTTCAACCATCATTACCGCTTCTTTAGTTCCTGATACTACTAAGTGTAGTGAACTCTTTTCTCTCTCTTCTGCTGTAGGGTTTACTACAAGCGCTCCATCAACTAAGCCGATACATACAGAACCTGTTGGTCCATTGAAAGGTATTTCTGATATTGATAAAGCAACTGATGAACCTATCATAGAAACTATATCAGGAGTACAATCTTGATCCACTGATAAAACTGTAGCAACAACTTGCACATCATTTCTAAAAGTTTTTGGGAATAAAGGTCTTATAGGTCTATCTATAAGTCTTGATGTAAGTATAGCTTTTTCTGATGGCTTACCTTCTCTTTTTAAGAATCCACCTGGTATTTTACCCACTGAATATAATTTTTCTTCATAATCAACACTTAGTGGGAAAAAGTCTACACCATCTCTTGGTTGAGCTGATTTTGAGCAGTTTACCATAACCATAGTCTCACCATATCTAAGTATTGCACTACCACTAGCAAGTTGTGAAATTTTGCCTATTTCAACAGAAAGTTCTCTTCCTGCTAAATCCATTGTAAAAATTTTATGTTCAAACATTAATGCTTGTACCTCCTCTTATACTGAAACCACTATTTCTTCTATGTACTATATTAACAAAATTACTACTAATTAACAATATAATTATACAATGTAAAGAATTAGCGCTTTAGTATATCCTCTTATTTATTAATTAGAAGAACTTATTGCTAAAATTTGAGGCCCTGTGTGTGCACATATGCAAGATCCACCTCTAGTAATAAAGACTTCCTTTGCTTTTATTCTTTTAGCAACTTCTTCTTTAAGTTTTTCAAAATCTGATTCATTAGAACCATATCCTATTGTAAGAACTTTAGATTCTAAATTGTGCTCGTTAGCTTCTAAGATCATATCTACTAGTTTAGAGGCTACTTGTTTAGCTCCTCTAACTTTTGTTACTATTTTATTTTTCCCATTTTCCATGGTACATATAGGTTTTATATTTAACATATTTCCTACAAAAGATACCACACTTGGTAATCTTCCACTTTCTTTTAAATAGTCTAATGTAAAGGGTACGAAAAATAAATTTACGCTTTCTCTAATGTCTTCTAATTTGCCAACTATTTCATCAGCACATAAATCACTATTTTCCACTAATTCACAGGCTTTTATTACATATTGTCCACTTCCTAAAGATAAAAATAATGTATCAAAAACATATATATTACCAGAAACATCATTTTTAGCCATCATTGCACTTTGATATGTTCCTGACGTATTTGATGAACCGGTTAAACAAATCACATCATATCCTTCATTTACATATTTTTCAAAAGCTTCTTTGAACTGAATGTATGTTACTTGAGATGTTTTAGGTAAAGTTTCACTACTTTCTAAAACATGATAAAATTCTTGCTTAGTAAAATCTATACCGTCTTTATATTCTTTCCCATTTATACTGATAGTAAGCGGAATCATATCTAAAAAGTCTTTTTGTTTTATTTCTTCAGGAATGTCGCACATGCTGTCACACAGTATTTTAATCTTCATGGCTACTGCCCCCTTATAGAAATTAATTATTCATTCTTTTATCAATACAAAAAAAGCAGATACCATAAGTATACCTGCTCTTTAAATAAAGTAATAAGATTATTTTCTTAATCCTAATTTAGCTATTAATGCTCTGTAACCTTCTAAGTCTTTTTCTTTTAAGTAACCTAATAAGTTTCTTCTTCTACCAACCATTTTTAATAATCCTCTTCTTGAATGGTGGTCTTTTTTGTGAACTTTTAAGTGCTCATTTAATTCGTTTATTCTAGCTGTTAATAAAGCTATTTGAACTTCTGGAGAACCAGTATCTCCTTCTTTTCTTCCGAATTCTTTTATTATTTCTGTTTTATTCATTTGATGTACCTCCAAATAATTTAATATAATCGCCATTTACTAAGCATTGATTGGAGTATTCACATGCCGAGTAATGGTTACTTTGATTATTTTATCATAACTTAGCTACTTTTGCAAATATACTTTTTATATATATAATTAGTATCCATCTTTAATTGTATTTTTAATTCGTTTAAATCTTTAAACTTCTTCTCATCTCTTATTCTTTCCAAAAACTCAAGTTTTATAGTTTTGCCATAAATATCTTTGTCAAATTCTAATATATTTGTTTCTACTGACATTTTTTCTCCATCTACGGTAGGATTATAACCAATATTTGTAGCTCCAACATATACTTCATTGCCTATATATACTTTTGTAGCATATATGCCTCTTTTAGGTATAATAAGATTTTCTTGTAGTCTAAGGTTTGCCGTTGGAAATCCTAAAGTTCTACCTAGCTGCTTTGCATGAATTACTGTACCTTCTATTGTATAGTTTCTTCCTAAATAGTTCTTTATTTCACCCACTCTTCCTGCATATATTAAATCTTTTACATGAGTACTACTTACTCTTATGTTATTTATAACTACAGGCTCAATTACCTCCACATCAAATCCGTATTTTTTACCTAATATTTTTAATATTGGCGGAGTACCTTCTCTCTTTCTTGCAAAAGCAAAATCATGCCCTATAATTAGTTTTTTTGCTCCTAATTTATCAACTAATATTTGTTTCACAAAGTCTTCTGCTGATATTTCTGCCATATCTTTATTAAATGGTATATCTACAACTACATCTACACCTAATAACTTAAGCTTATTCATTTTTTCTACTTCTGTTATTATTTCTCTAGTTATAATATTAGAAAAATAACTAATAGGGCTGTTTTTGAATGTAAAAACTATACTTGTTAATTGTTCTTGTTTTGAATAATCAACAGTTTTTTCTATAAGAACCTCATGTCCCTTATGAATTCCGTCAAATTTACCTATAGTAACAACACTTTTATCAAAACTTTTCATTTCATTTAAAGAATTTATAATAATCATGTCTTTTCCCCACTGATATAAAAATTATTCTATAAAAATTTTATCACTCTTTAGACTAATAGTGTTACTATTTTTTAATAATTTTCCAGTTCCTATAAATTCATCATTACAATATACTCTGACATATTCATCATTTTGTGATAAATTATCGTTTGTAAATCTTTTAGAATCTATTATTCCACCATTTCTATAGTATTTAAGAGCAGTATCTTTTAATTCAACTTTTTTAAAATTATCTAGAACATAATCAATATCATATAAGTAATTTTCTAAGACGTTATTATTATAATATTTTTCCAATTCCTCTAGAGTTATTGCATTTTCTAAGTTAAATTTTCCAGAAGATGTTCTAAGTAAAAAGGACATATGTCCTCCACATTTTAAGTACTGTCCAATATCATGACATATACTTCTAACATAAGTACCTTTTGAACATTTAACCAAAAATAATACTTTATTTTCAATTATATTTAAAATTTTTATTTGTTTTATGTTAACTTTTCTAGGCTTAATTTCAATAGTGTCTGCTTTTCCTTTTCTAGCTAAATCACACATTTTTTGTCCATTAATTTTCAAAGCCGAATAAACAGGAGGATATTGGTTAATTTCTCCTGTTTGCGTTTCAAAAGCTTTATATATCTCCTCACTTGTAATATTTGAAGTATTGCCTTCAAATGTTATTACTCCAGAAGAGTCATAAGTATCTGTATCAGCACCTAACGTTAATTCACATATGTATGATTTTTCTTTATTCAAAATAAGCTCACTTACTTTTGTAGCCTTATTCAAACATATAGGAAGAACTCCAGCAGCATCAGGATCTAGTGTTCCTGTATGACCAACTTTTTTCATGCTTAAAATTCTTCTCACTCTACTTACAACATCATGAGATGTCATACCTGTAGGTTTTAATATATTTACTATTTTATTCATTAAAAATCATCCTTAAATTTCTTTTAATGCTTCTTCTAATATTTTTATTTTTGCATTTTTCATACTATCATTTATAGTGCATCCAGCAGCCCTTATATGTCCGCCTCCACCAAATACCTTAGCCAAGCGACTTACATCTGCATAGGATTTAGATCTTAAACTAACTTTAATTTCATTATGACTTTTTTCTTT
Proteins encoded:
- the truB gene encoding tRNA pseudouridine(55) synthase TruB, whose amino-acid sequence is MNKIVNILKPTGMTSHDVVSRVRRILSMKKVGHTGTLDPDAAGVLPICLNKATKVSELILNKEKSYICELTLGADTDTYDSSGVITFEGNTSNITSEEIYKAFETQTGEINQYPPVYSALKINGQKMCDLARKGKADTIEIKPRKVNIKQIKILNIIENKVLFLVKCSKGTYVRSICHDIGQYLKCGGHMSFLLRTSSGKFNLENAITLEELEKYYNNNVLENYLYDIDYVLDNFKKVELKDTALKYYRNGGIIDSKRFTNDNLSQNDEYVRVYCNDEFIGTGKLLKNSNTISLKSDKIFIE
- a CDS encoding bifunctional riboflavin kinase/FAD synthetase: MIIINSLNEMKSFDKSVVTIGKFDGIHKGHEVLIEKTVDYSKQEQLTSIVFTFKNSPISYFSNIITREIITEVEKMNKLKLLGVDVVVDIPFNKDMAEISAEDFVKQILVDKLGAKKLIIGHDFAFARKREGTPPILKILGKKYGFDVEVIEPVVINNIRVSSTHVKDLIYAGRVGEIKNYLGRNYTIEGTVIHAKQLGRTLGFPTANLRLQENLIIPKRGIYATKVYIGNEVYVGATNIGYNPTVDGEKMSVETNILEFDKDIYGKTIKLEFLERIRDEKKFKDLNELKIQLKMDTNYIYKKYICKSS
- the rpsO gene encoding 30S ribosomal protein S15; translation: MNKTEIIKEFGRKEGDTGSPEVQIALLTARINELNEHLKVHKKDHHSRRGLLKMVGRRRNLLGYLKEKDLEGYRALIAKLGLRK
- a CDS encoding polysaccharide deacetylase family protein produces the protein MIMMVLNKGKLKKIITFILIILLIICGIAFTLKKNQATPSINILDLAKAPYTQGTKKNSGYVALTCNVDLGWEDEYVISILETLKKEKVHITFNVTGKWAENKKDLLLRIKNEGHEIGNHGYKHLDYANLSYDENYNQISTSKKIIDDTIGEESKFFQAPAGSFGSNTVKAAERLNYICFKWDVDTIDWQDRDNPEKIIERVKNKNIVDGSIVLMHPTDATTKCIDDIIQIIREKNLKPGRLSDVFIVD
- a CDS encoding DegV family protein, which encodes MKIKILCDSMCDIPEEIKQKDFLDMIPLTISINGKEYKDGIDFTKQEFYHVLESSETLPKTSQVTYIQFKEAFEKYVNEGYDVICLTGSSNTSGTYQSAMMAKNDVSGNIYVFDTLFLSLGSGQYVIKACELVENSDLCADEIVGKLEDIRESVNLFFVPFTLDYLKESGRLPSVVSFVGNMLNIKPICTMENGKNKIVTKVRGAKQVASKLVDMILEANEHNLESKVLTIGYGSNESDFEKLKEEVAKRIKAKEVFITRGGSCICAHTGPQILAISSSN
- the pnp gene encoding polyribonucleotide nucleotidyltransferase, whose translation is MFEHKIFTMDLAGRELSVEIGKISQLASGSAILRYGETMVMVNCSKSAQPRDGVDFFPLSVDYEEKLYSVGKIPGGFLKREGKPSEKAILTSRLIDRPIRPLFPKTFRNDVQVVATVLSVDQDCTPDIVSMIGSSVALSISEIPFNGPTGSVCIGLVDGALVVNPTAEEREKSSLHLVVSGTKEAVMMVEAGADEVPESLMLEAILKAHEEIKKIVEFIEQIQAEVGKEKIEFVETKPNAEIEAKVREIATEGMKEAVRVVEKLERQEAMDAVKEQTVNSFDEEILEEFGNDIIATLDSIIKEEVRKAIVHEGRRPDARKTDEIRPIWCDHGFIPRAHGSGLFTRGQTQVMTVTTLGALGDVQILDGLDEEENKRYMHHYNFPAYSVGEARPSRGPGRREIGHGALAERALLPVIPSKEEFPYAIRLVSEVLSSNGSTSQGSVCGSTLSLLDAGVPLKDMVAGIAMGLIEHDGKMAILSDIQGMEDHLGDMDFKVAGTEKGITAIQMDIKIAGIDEEVLTRALAQARVGRLHILNEMRKCIDKPNEELSKYAPKIVTMRINPDKIRDVIGAGGKVITKIIDETGVKIDIEQDGEVFIAGIDIEMIRLAKQKISDIVAEVELNEIYKGKVTRVVNFGAFVELLPGKEGLLRIGNIAHERIEKVEDVLNVGDEVEVKVTEIDDKGRVNVSRKVLLPRPERKNK